The Ancylobacter sp. WKF20 genome contains a region encoding:
- a CDS encoding arsenate reductase ArsC, producing the protein MAEATTSPRVFNVLFLCTGNSARSVLAESILAKDGAGRFRAFSAGSQPKGAVNPFAVEVLRSYDYPTDGLRSKSWAEFAAHDAPVMDFVFTVCDSAAGEACPVWPGHPVTAHWGIEDPAAVEGTDVQKLAAFVTAFRYMKNRVDAFAALPVAMLDKVSLQARLAEIGRLSGATSPRTSAA; encoded by the coding sequence ATGGCTGAAGCCACCACGTCTCCTCGTGTTTTCAATGTGCTGTTCCTGTGCACCGGCAATTCCGCGCGCTCGGTCCTGGCGGAGAGCATCCTTGCAAAGGATGGCGCGGGGCGCTTCCGCGCCTTCTCGGCGGGCAGCCAGCCCAAGGGCGCGGTGAATCCCTTCGCCGTCGAGGTACTGCGCAGCTACGACTACCCGACCGACGGGTTGCGTTCGAAGAGCTGGGCGGAGTTTGCCGCGCACGACGCGCCGGTGATGGACTTCGTCTTCACGGTCTGTGACAGCGCGGCCGGCGAAGCCTGCCCGGTCTGGCCGGGCCATCCGGTCACGGCCCATTGGGGGATTGAAGATCCCGCCGCGGTCGAGGGCACCGATGTGCAGAAGCTCGCCGCCTTCGTCACGGCGTTTCGCTACATGAAGAACCGGGTCGACGCGTTCGCGGCGCTGCCGGTGGCGATGCTCGACAAGGTCTCGCTGCAGGCGCGGCTCGCCGAGATCGGCCGTCTCTCCGGCGCGACCAGCCCGCGCACGAGCGCGGCGTGA